The Armatimonadota bacterium genome contains a region encoding:
- a CDS encoding CBS domain-containing protein yields MLRTYSTIRDAVDKMDIYQFPALVVVDENEVPQAVITEGDIVRASQTQGGVLKIGKEPVMSFASLSPTTASIDAEVSDALLTMVSSGLTILPVVENGRLMGVVLRVDLMQAMLMDDHFDA; encoded by the coding sequence ATGCTACGGACATACTCGACGATTCGAGATGCCGTTGACAAAATGGACATCTACCAATTCCCTGCGCTGGTTGTCGTGGATGAGAACGAAGTCCCTCAGGCGGTGATTACGGAGGGGGACATCGTGCGCGCAAGTCAGACCCAAGGCGGTGTCCTGAAGATCGGCAAAGAACCTGTAATGTCATTTGCCTCGCTCTCGCCAACAACAGCGAGCATTGATGCCGAAGTGAGCGATGCACTCTTGACGATGGTATCGAGCGGGCTCACGATTCTCCCCGTGGTTGAAAATGGCCGACTGATGGGTGTCGTTTTAAGGGTTGATTTGATGCAGGCAATGCTGATGGACGACCACTTTGACGCGTAA
- the bcp gene encoding thioredoxin-dependent thiol peroxidase has product MLIENQPFPDFKLLDQNGDEKMLSDFEGKPVIFYFYPKDDTSGCTVEACEFNESLPKFSGATVVGVSPDPVKSHRKFAEKFDLKFTLLADVDNQLCEAAGVWVEKSMYGKKYMGVERTTFLVDGEGVVRQVWNKVKPAGHAEEVLAAISKL; this is encoded by the coding sequence ATGCTAATCGAAAACCAGCCTTTCCCAGATTTCAAGTTGCTCGATCAGAACGGTGATGAAAAGATGCTGTCTGATTTCGAAGGCAAGCCTGTAATCTTTTACTTCTATCCGAAAGATGACACCTCTGGATGCACTGTAGAAGCTTGCGAATTTAATGAATCGCTGCCAAAGTTCTCTGGCGCAACGGTCGTTGGAGTGAGCCCTGATCCAGTCAAGTCGCATCGCAAGTTTGCAGAAAAGTTTGATCTGAAGTTCACTCTATTGGCAGACGTCGATAACCAACTATGCGAAGCAGCCGGGGTTTGGGTCGAAAAGTCGATGTACGGCAAGAAGTATATGGGTGTCGAGCGCACAACCTTCTTGGTGGATGGCGAAGGAGTCGTTCGGCAAGTTTGGAACAAGGTGAAGCCGGCCGGCCATGCAGAAGAAGTGCTAGCCGCAATCAGTAAGCTGTAA
- a CDS encoding heparinase II/III family protein, with the protein MRLNVLLLSLALGTVANAQIIKPHPRVILGGTTLVADSNFLAQNDYQILRNENIRQADRLLGAQPRQYQIIEGSLLTVSRDVLANTLTLSMAYRLTGNEMYSQRAKVELLNAAGFPDWFPGHFLGTAEMTAAMGIGYDWLYPTLTEAERTKIRYAIVMKGLQPGMNEFTGGSDWARGSHNWTQVCSSGLTLGALAVYDEEPQLAAKIINFSTKAAARTIRDYKPSGMPSEGPVYWRYGMNFHTMMSRSLELSFGANRCILKDKIYAETNKYPLIIQGSTGMNFNFGDASSSFYAPIASLELSRIHNQPSIASWATQAAVQTATSQVEWSEENRLMPLFVAWYSAPGIARTTELPLDNGYTGQQSVVTLRGKWNDSNASFVAIKAGTNGTPHGQLDLGSFVYEAGGVRWAIDLGKDKYSLPGYFDVANGGRWKIFRNQTAAHNTLTFGTPNQSPTGRSTMAQVLSGQNPVVNVSLTAAYPRAAKSIARTFLFKNREDLMITDSVDNSVNAWRWAMLTRASIENSGRTAILKQDGKTLKVEIAEGAGQFAVVAATPYTAAENQNEGVQMLTIQMPKGSSKLKVNLSLVR; encoded by the coding sequence ATGCGATTGAATGTTCTTCTCCTGAGTTTGGCCCTTGGCACCGTCGCCAATGCGCAGATCATCAAGCCTCATCCACGCGTGATCCTCGGTGGAACCACACTCGTCGCAGATTCAAACTTCCTCGCACAAAACGACTATCAGATCCTGCGAAACGAGAACATTCGTCAAGCAGATCGCCTTCTCGGTGCACAGCCACGCCAATACCAAATCATCGAAGGTAGTTTGCTAACCGTTTCCCGAGATGTCCTCGCCAACACTTTGACGCTGTCGATGGCTTACCGCTTAACTGGGAACGAGATGTATTCTCAGCGGGCAAAGGTTGAGCTTTTGAATGCGGCTGGCTTCCCAGATTGGTTCCCTGGCCACTTCTTGGGTACGGCTGAAATGACTGCAGCAATGGGAATCGGTTACGACTGGCTCTACCCGACGCTCACTGAAGCTGAGCGAACCAAGATTCGATACGCGATTGTGATGAAGGGACTTCAACCAGGCATGAACGAATTCACCGGTGGATCGGACTGGGCACGTGGTTCGCACAACTGGACTCAAGTCTGTTCTTCTGGATTGACCCTCGGTGCGCTGGCTGTTTATGACGAAGAGCCACAACTGGCTGCAAAGATCATCAACTTCAGTACCAAGGCGGCTGCTCGAACAATCAGGGATTACAAGCCGAGTGGAATGCCTAGCGAAGGCCCAGTTTATTGGCGCTACGGCATGAACTTCCACACCATGATGAGCCGGTCTTTGGAACTTTCTTTTGGTGCGAACCGATGCATCCTTAAGGACAAAATCTACGCCGAAACCAACAAGTACCCACTGATCATTCAGGGCTCAACCGGCATGAACTTCAACTTCGGTGATGCGAGCAGCTCTTTCTATGCACCAATCGCAAGCCTAGAACTCAGCCGAATTCACAACCAACCAAGTATTGCCAGTTGGGCAACTCAGGCTGCGGTTCAAACTGCCACCTCTCAAGTCGAGTGGAGCGAAGAAAACCGATTGATGCCGCTGTTCGTGGCATGGTACTCCGCACCAGGCATCGCTCGAACCACGGAACTTCCGCTGGACAACGGTTACACTGGTCAGCAATCGGTGGTCACACTCCGCGGCAAGTGGAATGATTCCAACGCCTCATTCGTGGCGATCAAGGCTGGCACAAACGGTACTCCTCATGGTCAACTCGACCTTGGTTCCTTTGTCTACGAAGCAGGTGGAGTCCGATGGGCGATCGACTTGGGCAAGGATAAGTACTCGCTGCCAGGCTATTTTGACGTTGCCAACGGTGGCCGATGGAAGATATTCCGAAACCAAACTGCGGCACACAACACCCTGACCTTCGGAACTCCAAATCAATCGCCAACCGGTCGGTCGACCATGGCACAAGTTCTTTCTGGCCAAAATCCAGTCGTAAACGTCAGCCTGACTGCCGCTTACCCACGAGCAGCAAAGTCCATCGCACGAACCTTCTTGTTCAAGAACCGCGAAGATTTGATGATCACTGATTCAGTGGATAACTCGGTGAATGCCTGGAGATGGGCGATGCTGACCCGAGCTTCGATCGAGAATTCGGGTCGAACGGCAATCCTGAAACAAGACGGCAAGACGCTCAAAGTCGAAATTGCAGAAGGCGCAGGACAATTTGCAGTCGTCGCAGCAACTCCATACACAGCGGCTGAGAACCAGAATGAAGGCGTCCAGATGTTGACGATCCAAATGCCAAAGGGTTCGAGCAAGCTAAAGGTTAACTTGAGTCTAGTGCGGTAA